In Desulfomonile tiedjei DSM 6799, a genomic segment contains:
- a CDS encoding PilZ domain-containing protein, whose protein sequence is MDSWENRRQAARKYMLFRIPAYDAETRRFLGLVQDINEKGVQLFGVRVDENTTKTLVIQASDYLKSSPLYLEVICRWTRKENSRGYYVCGFEIVRISEEARRNLSKLIEFVTLG, encoded by the coding sequence ATGGATTCATGGGAGAATCGAAGACAGGCTGCAAGAAAATACATGCTCTTCAGGATTCCTGCATATGATGCGGAAACTCGGCGCTTTTTAGGACTCGTCCAGGACATAAACGAAAAAGGTGTTCAGCTCTTTGGGGTGAGAGTTGACGAGAACACCACGAAAACCCTCGTTATTCAGGCATCGGACTACCTCAAGAGTTCTCCTTTGTATCTGGAGGTCATCTGTCGCTGGACCAGAAAAGAGAATTCCAGAGGCTATTATGTTTGCGGATTTGAAATCGTTCGCATCAGCGAAGAAGCCAGAAGAAACCTTTCGAAACTGATCGAATTTGTGACTCTGGGATAA